The nucleotide window ttattatcatttttagtTTTTTGGTGGTAAGAAGCGCTGAAAACGAGGTTGGTTTTGTTTTGTCTGAGCGACAAAAAACCCATCTTGTTTGGGTGGCTTGTTCCCatgaatgaaaaaagaagaagaaaagatgtgAAGGTGTGGCCACGTTTTGCCAGTGAGCATGAGCTACCAAGTGTAATTTTTACTGAGTGTGAACAGGCCCTTAATTTTGCTTATGGTTTGCTGACCTCTTGCATCTTTCTGTATGCagcattgattttaagataagaacCATTGAGCTTGATGGCAAACGTATCAAGCTGCAAATTTGGGATACAGCTGGTCAGGAGCGGTTCAGAACGATCACAACAGGTGGACTGCTTACTTCTCTAGAAGAAATATCAAGCTTACTTGGATCCTACTCTTCCAAGATGCATTAATGTGGCATATGCTTATGATCCAGGCTGTGCATTTGGGGGGCTCCTCCATGTGCATCTAGTGGCCTAAAAGTCTGCCTGGTCCCACTTGTCAGGTGGCCACACATGTACAGAAACATGGGTGTTTAAACAGGGTTGAACGAAGTCCACATTTTGACTTACATGTCCCCCACCCAATGACCAGACCAGCCTATTTGTTAAGAGCCTGGATCTCTCACATATTAACATCTTTGGggagagaaataaaaataaaaatcctagttGTAAGATGTTGGCCTTTCCCCGTGTTTTCGTCTTTTCACTGGCTAGAGAGTTGTCCtttattcatgatttttttttctgaatCACTTGTCTGCAGCTTACTACCGAGGTGCCATGGGCATTCTGCTGGTTTATGATGTTACTGACGAGTCATCTTTTAACAGTATTCACTTCTTCCTCTTACCGTTTGAAGTTTAGACAGCCAGGCGTATCctttttcttgttttcctttcTCCTAATCTTCTTCAAGCTGACTCATCTTGCCTGTGTAGACATAAGAAACTGGATCAGGAACATTGAACAGCATGCGTCTGACAACGTCAACAAGATATTGGTGGGGAACAAGGCAGATATGGATGAAAGCAAGAGGGTGGGTTCTAATGGGCCTCACCTCACTGAAATATTTTCTCTATTTGAGGTTTGCTTGAATGCATCCAATAATACTTCGGGACTTTTTCATTGGAATCGGGTTCTTTTCAATGACCAAAATCGTTTAAGTAATAGGGCTccccttggatggtggatgcctGAAAATTTTATCATAtcgaatatttcaaccctttgattagaCAAAGCTCATGGTGACTGTCCATTTCCAAATCAAAGGAGCCAAGTTTCAAATGGTTGAAGCAATCCATCTTAAGAGATCTTAAGAGATTTTATTTGTTGTCTATTCACCATACAAGTTGAGGCTCAtcgtataaatggtttggatcattggaagacaatccaaattgaaatgaTAAAGTGCCGACGTATCACATTGTGCTACGTCAGGACGTATTTGAACTAACCTCTATTTTCCCCCTTCTGTGCTTGTGAGTTTCCgtgttttttaaaaatttcttcctTCCCATTTAAATGAGAGTGGGCCTCTTTTACAGGCTGTGCCTACAGCGAAGGGGCAAGCTCTCGCTGATGAGTATGGCATCAAATTTTTTGAGACTGTAAGGATTATCATACATGCTGAAATTTCTTTGTTTGAAATAGCTAGCTCTTGCTTCTTATGCTGAAATTTTTTTCATGTTGCAGAGCGCAAAGACAAATTTGAATGTGGAGCAGGTTTTCTTTTCAATAGCAAGAGATATAAAGCAAAGGCTTGCGGAAACCGATTCCAAAGCTGAGGTATGTGTCCCCTTTTGGCCTTGAATATCATTTGCTTTTGCCCCTCTCTTTTCTTTGAGGAAATATACTTGTTGTCCAGCCTGAACTAGCAGTGTTTTAGTTTTGGACGGGCCTTCAGTACAGGTGCTCCCGCCTTTTGGTCATCTTGGCCATTCTTCTGATGGGTCCCACACTCCCACTAGGGATGACTGGTGCTGTGAAGAAGACCCCCTGTGTCAAGAAATCCTAGTCATCGGATTGTTGGCCTGCAACCAGGACTGTCAACGGGTACAACTTGTGGGTACCTGATGGACCTGACCCAATGTTAACCCGTCTGGATCCAATTTCTCAGACTTGCTTAGTAATCATGTCAGGTTTGGGTTTGCCATTTGGTGACTTAGTCCCAGTAGAAAAAGCAGGTCTAGTCATGCTCTGGTCCACCATCTTCGACCCCGATTagaaattgggttgggttgggtctagTTAATTTTATATAgtaatattatattttaaatatatatgaattattCTAGCAACTGAATGACGTTTTCCAATCCACAGCACCTCACATGTCTGTGCCATCCAATCTGTACATTTAAGTGGGCTGACCCAGTGAATGTCCTTATTTGACGTGGGCACCACCTGAACCTGACTTGAAACCAAGGTCCAAAGGCCTGACTGATACTTGAAACCCTATCATATCTGGGTCCAGCCTAAGGAGGagggggaaaaaaacaaaacccaGACCCAAAAGGACTCAACCCGGCAAGACCTGAATCTGATGAAACTGGGTCTGGGACACTAGGACCCAACCTGTTGATTTTCCcaacctgttgacagccctacctgCAACTCTTTTTGGTCCATTGCCCACATCCTCTGTGGCCCCCCTGGGATATATGAGCTGGATCGctgaatggtgggccccacctgtatggAATGCGAGCCTGGATAAAAACCCCATTAGTTAAAGCCAAGCATCATATGATGCCACTTTTTCCCTTTCCCTTGTCTTCTTGAGCACTAAAGAATTGCATTGTCACATGGTTGCAGGCTCCAACAATTAAGATTAACAAACCAGACCAGGCAGCTGCTGACGGTAAAGCCCCTGAAAGATCCGCTTGCTGCGGGTAATCTGTAGCAAGAGAAGGGCAGTGCTAGAGATGACTCTGTTGGGAACTAATTGTTTGATTCCAGACAGTGATATGATGATGTTGGTGGgtcttttgtattttttttttcttcctttatcattCTTTGGAACTACTTGTCTagtgtgaaattttagatttgaggaatttatattatataatgatGATAACAGTCTTGTGCTTTGGATCACATAACCCTGAAGCTGattgatgacccaaaaatcagtcggATCTGCACTCTTTATGTTGAACGCTAGAagcctctttcttcttcttttcctgtaggttgttttagggtatttttcagcagggctgcaacttggtttcaggtcaacctgaacccaactgacccaacccgaGTACAGATCGGGTAGTCAgggtccttgggttgggttagcgTTCGAAAACACCCACTCGATTtgaattgggttgggttgggttgactaAAATTCAGGTCAGTTTGGGAAtaataacatgtatttgggttagGTTGAGTCAGTTTAGGCTGAGAGTAGAGGAATTCAGGTTGGAATTCGATTGGGGGTTGGGTCCTCTTCAGGTTGGGTCAGGGTTGGTTTGACCAtctacccaacccaacccaacccacctgaGTTGTACCCATATTTTCCAGTGCATCTTTTCATCGCTAGCTACCATTTAGGAGTTTGGATGGAATCATGTCAAACACGGACACATGCACGCACACAGGGGCCACATGATAGCCTGCCAGATGAATGGTTGGAAATATACATGAGATGGTTTTGGAGGGTGAATCCCATCTATGGAGTAGCCCACCAGAACCGTTGGTTCTTATATGTGCACGCCGCTTAGCAAATTCTTCAAGGTAGGAAACAGAAGAAGAGATGGTAAGAATTGACAAACTGCATGGTTTGCTTGTCATGCAAACCAGGTAAACAGCAACTCTTTTGTGATATAAGGCAGCATGGCCCGCAACTGATTTCGAACAGTCTGGTTAATGGTGTTCGGGAAGAGGGATTTTCATCCTTGCCAAGTGACATGCAAGGCTACCTTCATCCTCACGTGGTAACATGCAAACCTAGGGggagaaataaaaaacaaaagaaaagaaaaagattcttCCTTTCTTAGGCTGCTTTTGGCTTtggccaccaaaaaaaaaaaagaaaaaaaaaaaaggaaaaaacaaaaaggagAAGAGATATTTTGTTATTTAAATGATTATTTCTCCATAGAATTTTTGATAGTCATGAAAATTATGCTCATTTGAATGAGAAAGTGCTTTCTCAACGTAACACAAAAGAGCCCTAGtttgccatttaaaaaaaaatgctattTGTCCATCTTAATTACTTAATCTCATTCAAAATTATATATCATCATCACTATTCCAGGTCTTATGCCAATTAATTGCAGCTGGCTATGTGAATCTTGTCATAGCGTTTCATTCTATCAAGGGCCAACTATTTAGTTatacccagtgttttaaatatcgacgatatcagttGATATATCAGATGATATATCTTGTACCGCACTAGTGTGATACGAAATGCGTAAGTAGTGCGACATATTCCACATATTCAATTTTGTGAGCATTTTTAAATTTCAGtccttttattttatataaatcctgttaaattagtgtcaaattattacaaatacatgattttttaatgttttgcatgaaaaatcatggattgagagcttgaattttgagatttggaggagataggCCGACttgcagaaaattaaaaaaatcaaaatttcttaatttcttgcaaattcttTGCGATCTTTGTgtccaaatatcaaatcaaacatgtacgtAACCTAATCAAAtgattcttcttttacttttgagtgtattgcttgtgtttccaaacgtcttcttatatttgtaaattagatgaatagacattgaatatacttgcatcaattcaattagacaacgtATGTATTAGGACCCCAATATAAAGAAAATCTATTATGTGTACTTATTTTTCGCaatgttttaatttataaatatgtattgatgtcttttttaacaattaccaaagttttattgaaaaattcaactaatttccaaatgttttaatttataaatatgtattgatgtctttttaacAATTAccaaagttttattgaaaaatttgactaatttctcaatgtttccccatgtttccaacaatagtaatacattacacgatacaaccgatgtATCCtttgtgataaccgatacgtatccgtatcccaagaatgtgaTACATAATGCGATActaatatttcgaacattggttatATCActggtcatcaaatctttttttttttttaatctccacCAATGTACTTTTAGGGTGCTTTCTTTGCTCTTTAAacgccttcaacttgtaccaacttcctcacccttttagagccttcaacttacaCCAAGTTACTTTTAACTGGCACGATTCTTGGTTAAAATTATACGTGCCTATTGTATATTGATGTAATTGCTTAGAAGATATTGGAATGGCGTGATTTTAGGCTTGTTTAAAAAAGTTATTTGAATAAAATTTTAAACAAGAGAATTTTACATTGTTTCGATATCCTTTGATGCCCTAAAAATGCGCTACAAAATAAGTAAAAGAATAATAAGACTGCTTATACTATATCTGGATAACTAGAACTATGAGAAAACCTCGCTTAAAAAACCAAGTTGAGTTGGTTGTTGTTCAATTCTTCACGTAGAAGCCATGTTGATGGTTCGTCATTCATGCTATCATAATCGCATCCCTCCACACATGGTGGGTTGCAAATCTAGACTTTGCGGTTCATGAACACAATCTACATGTAGAAAATAATTTGATTGTAACACAGGCTGCATTAACCAGTCAATATACTTTTACTAGAGCCTGAAAAGGTTCTAGTGAAAGTTGATCAATTAGACATTGTTGGCATCCAAGAAACTTTGATTGGTGAAGAAAATTTTGCTGATGTTATTGGTCTAAGGGTGATATCTAGGTAAAGAACCTGGATATTGACCTAATAATTGAAAGTTGGCTTGGATAGGTGAGCTTGCAGGATTCTTTATATAATCTTGGGACCTTTGCAAAAACTAAAGATAGATGATGAATGGTCGCAGGACCATCTAACCACTATAAAAGCAAAGGGAATCTTATTACCCCTCTAACTCTAAGTTCAAAATGTCCCCCTCCAATTACGATCAATGGCTTATATTGTCTATAGGGTGAGCCAGATGGACAATGAGTATAtcatctctctttccttattttctCTATGGGGTTCTATTGTTTGGAGGAAGTGGGATAATAGGAGGGatactttctaattttataagAGGATCGGGAGTGTAGATTAGTTAGAGTTAATCATCTCACCCTCCTTCTAATTGAATTTAAATGTgagttccatttttttttttaaatttaaaagtcAATTTTAAACCTCATAGGGAATttatgtaagaactctatttagtgggccttactgatcaacggtctggattgtcattcaattggactggatgattgagtaaacCAGTGGActccacttcaggtgatgcgctgcgcagtctatctgcgcagctttgcgtactatgactggaatgctatagctgtcttacgcagacaggaATTTGAGTTGAACTACGATGctgcaatgtggagcgtgggagagagagttgtgatgggtttcaaactctctctctacagATTCTATATAAAAGAGCTGGGTCTCCGATTCTACACCACAGTagaaattcgagtctcatcttaTGAAttacagaaagggtgtgaaggagaggaagatcttaaGCTCTATAGGAATACTgatattcttatccggcttccatggcggtgTCTCATTTAGGTATACTATCTAAACCCCTGAACGCCCTGACCCTTGCACAAACAGATCCATGGGCCTATTCCCCATATAGATTAAGTACCACAATTTAGGGATGGGTTAGAGAGAAAAATGTGGGGACCTACCCATTAGTGTTTACCCACATATGCTCATATCCAATATTTCTCACTTGATTACATTGTGGAATAGACACTATATAAATTGTGAATATAGCTCATCTCATGATAGTGGAAATTAATGATCGTGGTCATAAAAACTAGAGGTGTGGGATCAATTAGAATATTGTTGTCTTCTCATaggtgttgataaggtcacaaagacctagatgaacataccacacaagtatcagcttgatccaaaacttttgcagcccacgagaagtttttaataattgattACCACTAATTCTTGTAtgatggttcacctgagatttagatctacttcatttttgagatcttgtcctaaaatgagttttcaaagcgaatggacaaagtggatataagTCACATACTTCACAATAGGCCCCATggttagggatccacccaccttagTGGATCCGAGAATCCACTGAAGCCATGACCATGACCATGCATGGGGGAGATGATATGGGGATACGGATTCCCTAtggaagcctttcgcatgaacttTTTACGAAGGGAAGCTATATaccttttccttttttattatcAAAGCCTTTACTTAGAATTTATAGCCATCGACTAACTACAGAGTCActcaatttgatttgatttgatttatttatttatttgatttcctaATGTTAAAAGCAATTCTATAAATTTTAGCTATGGATTTTGAACTTTACTCGATAATCAGCGACTCTAGTCAAGCAAGTATATCTGAATCGACATCCCACCCTCACATAAAGAAAGgaattaaaaaaaggaaagaaaaaggaatcAGGCGCTCAACCACAGCAGTTCACGTCGTGTAATTTCTATCATATAACACACTTTTGAATAATGAGGAAGTTTCAACGTTTCTCTtccaatataaataaagatacatTGAATAATAAGGCATTTGTGCCATCTAATGTTGCAGTTACATTCTAATGATTCAACCTATAAAAGTACAACTTCCATTCATTGGAAAAGCTGAAGATGAATCATTGATCCAGACTgctcatttggtgggcctcaacTTAGATTACCCATGGATAAAATTAAAATCTTTCTAATAAAACTACCCCAATAATTCCAAACATGAAAGTATGTAAGCGATGATCCACATCCATCAACAGGAAATTAAACAATTGGATGCTTAGGATTGGTTGATCTGAGCGATTTTTTCGCTCATGGATGGTCCAAGCACGTGATCACcggttggacggtccagatcaacatTTCATTCATCGGACAGGTGCTGGGCCACACTCATCATGCGGCTGCTGTTAAGGAGGTTGTATGGACAAAAGATTTCAACCGTCAACCCTTCTAGAAGGCATTTGAAATTTCTAAACATGATTCAATCATCCCGTAGATGTCGTAGACGTGTAAGATATCACTACCGTTCATTTGTGGGTCAGATGATAgttctagaatttttattttttttaaaaggtcagATTCCGAGGAAGAACCACGTCGTCAAACAGACTGTCGTGGCTGCTTTTAGAAATAGCACGTACGGGATGATCACATGCTTTCGTCTAGAACATGGTGATTTCGTACgtttgagctgtgtggggcccatctgtgatgtgtgtgtgaaaCGACAACCGTGCATCTGGTGCTCTTCCTTACGGTGACCGTACATCCCGAGAAAAATCactatcaaaaactcaggtggacgcACCCTGGAGAGCAATCCAGTTGCAATCGGGGAAGCGGATCAGGTGCGGCCTGGTCTTAGGATGAGGCTTGTGGGCCCCTCATATATttgtttattctatatccacgccgtttatccattttgcaaaATTATTTTTAGcctgagctcaaaaataaagtagacaCAAATTTTAGGTGTACCATAACTAGAGTGGGACATCGAGTTAGAGGTGTGCATTTGTGACCCGATCCGACCCCATCCGCCCCATTCCCAACACAACCGACGGccaagatcgggcctgatcgggttGTGATTTTCAGATCCGATTTTTTTCGGATAGGGTCCGGATAGACCTCTATCCGGACCAATCCGACCCGGATATCCGAACCGAAGGGACCCGAACCGCACCGAACAGATCCGGACCGATAGCGTGCAAtagtataaaatatttttttttatatattttatcctaaCTTtcttaaaaatagataaacaatgtggataaaatacataaattggaTAAAATATGTTCCTCAGGTCATAAGGACCCAAAtggagggaaaaaataaatatcagcttgattgaaaacttttatggccaacaaaacgtttttaatggtcaaaatgcattcaacactgtttgtataatgtggtccacttgagatttcaatatacctcaatttttttttctaataacttaaaattatttataaaaatagatggagggcatggatgaaacacatacaccatggtggggcccacagagcaccgacgttCGGTGGCAAGGAGAGTAGCCAGTCCATCTCCAGCCCGGCATCTAGCCTCCTCGAGCGTcgggcgctcctcgagctccgagttgtacgaatggttcaaaggagatcaaagt belongs to Magnolia sinica isolate HGM2019 chromosome 8, MsV1, whole genome shotgun sequence and includes:
- the LOC131252996 gene encoding ras-related protein RABE1c, which translates into the protein MAAPPARARADYDYLIKLLLIGDSGVGKSCLLLRFSDGSFTTSFITTIGIDFKIRTIELDGKRIKLQIWDTAGQERFRTITTAYYRGAMGILLVYDVTDESSFNNIRNWIRNIEQHASDNVNKILVGNKADMDESKRAVPTAKGQALADEYGIKFFETSAKTNLNVEQVFFSIARDIKQRLAETDSKAEAPTIKINKPDQAAADGKAPERSACCG